Proteins from a genomic interval of Orbaceae bacterium lpD02:
- the lgt gene encoding prolipoprotein diacylglyceryl transferase, with protein MKQYLIFPNFDPIAFSLGPISLHWYGAMYLFGVLGALFLANWRIKKTNSGWTKSQVENLLFWGFLGLFIGGRLGYTLFYNLNTFFADPLTLFRVWEGGMSFHGGLIGALVVIAVFALKTHKLFFQVADFVAPLIPIGLMFGRLGNFINGELWGRVTNSPIGMLFPTSSSADLTYVRMHPEWADLFIACGNLLPRHPSQLYEMLFEGVVLFIILNLFIRKPRPIGSVSGLFLLLYGCFRFIIEFFRQPDEQLGLFFNIISMGQILCLPMIILGVIFIFYAYKSPDGLRVKIGNTNF; from the coding sequence ATGAAACAATATCTAATTTTTCCTAATTTTGACCCAATTGCTTTTTCATTGGGCCCCATCTCTTTGCATTGGTACGGCGCAATGTATTTATTTGGTGTGCTGGGTGCTTTATTTTTAGCGAATTGGCGAATAAAAAAAACCAACAGTGGTTGGACAAAATCTCAAGTAGAGAATTTGCTTTTTTGGGGATTTTTGGGTCTGTTTATTGGCGGCCGTTTAGGGTATACACTCTTTTATAATTTGAACACGTTTTTTGCCGACCCGCTTACTTTGTTTCGGGTATGGGAAGGAGGCATGTCTTTTCATGGTGGTTTAATTGGCGCATTAGTTGTGATTGCTGTTTTTGCTCTTAAGACCCATAAACTTTTTTTTCAAGTTGCTGATTTTGTGGCACCCTTGATTCCAATTGGCCTTATGTTTGGCCGTTTAGGTAATTTTATTAATGGTGAATTATGGGGAAGAGTAACTAATTCGCCAATTGGTATGCTTTTTCCTACATCATCCTCTGCAGATTTAACTTATGTAAGAATGCATCCTGAGTGGGCAGATCTTTTTATTGCTTGCGGTAATTTATTACCTAGACATCCCTCTCAATTATATGAAATGTTATTTGAAGGTGTTGTGCTTTTCATTATCTTAAATTTATTTATTCGTAAACCAAGGCCAATCGGTAGTGTATCAGGACTATTTTTGCTTTTGTATGGTTGCTTCCGTTTTATTATTGAGTTTTTTAGGCAACCCGATGAACAATTAGGGTTATTTTTTAATATTATTAGTATGGGACAAATTTTATGCCTGCCAATGATTATTTTGGGTGTAATATTTATATTCTATGCTTATAAATCTCCAGATGGTTTGAGAGTTAAAATTGGTAATACCAATTTTTAA
- the thyA gene encoding thymidylate synthase produces MKQYLALMQKILDEGTPKSDRTGTGTLSIFGHQMRFNLQEGFPLVTTKKCHLRSIIHELLWFLKGDTNIQYLKDNNVTIWDEWADENGDLGPVYGKQWRSWGATDGRQIDQITQLIEQIKTNPDSRRMIVSAWNVGELDKMALAPCHAFFQFYVADGKLSCQLYQRSCDVFLGLPFNIASYSLLVHMVAQQCDLDVGDFVWTGGDTHLYSNHMEQTHLQLTREPKALPKLVIKRKPPTIFDYVFDDFDIEGYDPYPAIKAPVAI; encoded by the coding sequence ATGAAACAATACTTAGCGCTTATGCAGAAAATTTTAGATGAAGGTACGCCAAAGTCAGATCGAACCGGAACGGGTACTTTGTCTATTTTTGGTCACCAGATGCGTTTTAACCTACAAGAAGGTTTCCCTCTTGTTACAACAAAAAAATGCCATCTAAGATCTATCATTCATGAATTGCTTTGGTTTTTAAAGGGCGATACCAATATCCAATATCTAAAAGATAATAATGTTACTATCTGGGATGAGTGGGCTGATGAAAATGGAGATTTAGGTCCTGTATATGGAAAGCAATGGCGCTCGTGGGGGGCTACTGATGGCCGTCAAATTGATCAAATAACTCAACTGATAGAACAAATAAAAACGAATCCTGATTCTAGGCGCATGATCGTTTCGGCATGGAATGTAGGTGAATTGGATAAAATGGCATTAGCGCCTTGCCATGCATTCTTTCAGTTTTATGTTGCCGATGGTAAGTTATCTTGTCAGCTTTATCAGCGTTCTTGTGATGTATTTTTAGGCTTACCGTTTAATATTGCTAGTTATTCTCTACTAGTCCATATGGTTGCACAGCAATGCGATTTGGATGTCGGTGATTTTGTTTGGACAGGGGGAGATACGCATTTATACTCTAACCATATGGAGCAAACGCATCTACAGTTAACGCGCGAACCAAAGGCACTTCCAAAACTTGTTATAAAAAGAAAACCACCTACAATTTTTGACTATGTTTTTGATGATTTTGACATTGAAGGTTATGATCCTTATCCCGCAATAAAAGCCCCTGTTGCGATTTAG
- the rlmM gene encoding 23S rRNA (cytidine(2498)-2'-O)-methyltransferase RlmM: MQKFNRIILYCRSGFEKECAAEITDRATEFSIFGFAKVKEQSSYIEFECYQPGDAEKLFSLLNFKTLIFARQMFVAGGLLTNLPTENRIAPILDAIDGGLPKSGTLRVEVPDTNEGKELANFCRKFTVPLRQALRDKRILLKVENPLKPVIHLLFINSTSCFIGYSYSNNNSPFYMGIPRLKFPSDAPSRSTLKLEEAFHVFIPYEEWDERLEGGLNAVDLGACPGGWTYQLVKHSMMVYAIDNGKMDQRLLDSGQVRHYQEDGFKFQPKKHNIYWLVCDMVDKPIKVTTLIAQWLVNGWCREAIFNLKLPMKKRYEEVKENIQFLKDELKKHHVNFQIQAKQLYHDREEITIHVQRIWG, encoded by the coding sequence ATGCAAAAATTTAATCGTATTATTTTATACTGTCGTTCAGGTTTTGAAAAAGAGTGTGCTGCTGAAATTACCGATAGGGCGACTGAGTTTTCTATTTTTGGCTTTGCGAAAGTAAAAGAACAAAGTAGTTATATTGAATTTGAATGCTATCAACCTGGTGATGCTGAGAAACTTTTTTCGCTCTTAAATTTTAAAACTTTAATTTTTGCAAGACAGATGTTCGTGGCAGGAGGGTTGCTTACTAATCTACCTACTGAAAATCGTATCGCTCCTATTCTTGACGCTATTGATGGTGGTTTACCAAAATCTGGCACGTTAAGAGTTGAGGTTCCCGATACGAATGAAGGTAAGGAGTTAGCTAATTTTTGTCGAAAATTTACCGTGCCTTTGAGGCAAGCTCTACGGGATAAAAGGATTTTATTAAAGGTTGAAAACCCACTAAAACCAGTTATTCATTTACTATTTATCAATAGTACTAGTTGCTTTATTGGCTATTCATATAGTAATAATAATTCGCCTTTTTACATGGGAATTCCACGCTTAAAATTTCCTTCTGATGCGCCGAGTAGATCGACATTAAAACTTGAAGAAGCCTTTCATGTTTTTATTCCTTATGAAGAGTGGGACGAGCGGTTAGAAGGCGGATTAAATGCGGTTGACTTAGGTGCTTGCCCAGGTGGCTGGACTTATCAATTAGTTAAACATAGTATGATGGTTTACGCTATTGATAATGGCAAAATGGATCAGCGCTTATTAGATAGTGGTCAGGTAAGACATTATCAGGAAGATGGTTTTAAATTTCAGCCTAAAAAACATAACATCTATTGGCTCGTATGTGATATGGTAGACAAGCCTATAAAAGTAACTACACTTATTGCTCAATGGTTAGTTAATGGTTGGTGTAGAGAAGCAATATTTAATTTAAAACTACCAATGAAAAAACGTTATGAAGAAGTAAAAGAAAATATTCAGTTTCTTAAAGATGAGTTAAAGAAACATCACGTTAACTTCCAGATTCAAGCCAAGCAGCTTTATCATGATCGAGAGGAAATTACGATTCATGTTCAGCGGATTTGGGGGTAA
- a CDS encoding penicillin-binding protein activator, with protein MLKSYSFNIQSYAKLVSLKIVFVIMLVSFLAGCPTNVTRQLDFDETQTSQYYLSQLSSSSGDAKISWQLLAIRSLILEEKLSQADLLINELPSDLNSMQQNEAILLRDEIAIKSGKNFDLANIRFTDLNEEQKIRFYKIKIVLDEKQHDVNAQLRNYIELAQYGSIEQRHETINDTWNFLRALDELAIESILVYANEPVLQGWVDLIYTYNNNANLYQIDDSDDADTIAKKEEEQFKLIKNAVSEWQLQYSTHPAALYLPRNIYGDKYRLPDNVNHKSVALFLPLSGSSKVFGDAIRLGYSEASQFYTQQPQQNIYVYDTNGNDLDLLVKQAQQQGVELIVGPLLKQDVLAIMKLSPSIPVLALNQIDSSDFAANKSNQICFFSLSPEDEARDTANYIYNQNKKTPLLIVPRNDLGERVAKSFAEQWDLTDPSANSRVYVQYFDSEKSLSNQINSGNGIELEGTPIARGQFNQFESEQLDRLPLSSGEAVDSLSIANIDNPKFDAIYIYASHNELALIKSMLDMKSNKMERDENGNLRLDNKGNAITVTKVIPSIYASSRSNSADTNQDFRYDMERVQFSDIPLIISQNQLVEQLPKYIKNDYSLVRLYAMGVDAWQLANHFNQLQPYQIDVFDGMTGKLSVGSNCEITRTLLWYQYLNGKDIIVQ; from the coding sequence ATGCTTAAATCATACTCATTTAATATCCAGTCTTATGCTAAGCTGGTTTCTTTGAAGATTGTTTTTGTCATCATGCTGGTTAGCTTTTTAGCCGGTTGTCCTACAAATGTAACCAGACAACTGGATTTTGATGAAACCCAAACATCTCAATACTATTTATCACAGCTATCGTCATCATCCGGTGATGCAAAAATAAGTTGGCAGCTACTTGCAATTCGTTCTTTAATTCTTGAAGAAAAGTTATCTCAAGCAGATCTGCTAATTAATGAACTACCAAGCGACCTTAACTCAATGCAGCAAAATGAAGCTATTTTATTACGAGATGAGATAGCAATAAAAAGTGGGAAAAATTTTGATCTCGCTAATATTAGGTTTACTGATCTGAATGAGGAGCAAAAAATTCGGTTTTATAAAATAAAAATAGTCTTAGATGAAAAACAACATGATGTAAATGCTCAACTTCGGAATTATATTGAATTAGCACAATATGGTTCAATTGAACAACGGCACGAAACTATCAACGATACTTGGAATTTTCTTCGTGCATTGGACGAACTGGCGATTGAGAGTATCTTAGTATATGCTAATGAACCTGTATTACAAGGCTGGGTCGATCTGATTTATACTTATAATAATAATGCAAATCTTTACCAAATTGACGATTCGGATGATGCTGATACGATCGCTAAAAAGGAAGAAGAGCAATTTAAATTAATCAAAAATGCAGTGAGTGAGTGGCAATTACAGTATTCAACCCATCCAGCTGCATTATATTTACCAAGAAATATTTATGGTGATAAATATCGTTTACCTGATAATGTTAATCACAAAAGTGTTGCATTATTTCTGCCGTTAAGCGGCTCTTCTAAAGTATTTGGTGATGCCATTCGTCTTGGCTATTCCGAAGCCAGTCAGTTTTATACTCAACAACCCCAACAAAATATCTATGTTTATGACACCAATGGAAATGATCTGGATTTATTAGTTAAGCAAGCACAGCAACAAGGAGTGGAACTGATTGTCGGTCCATTATTGAAACAAGACGTTTTGGCTATCATGAAGCTATCACCATCAATTCCAGTCCTAGCATTAAATCAAATTGATAGCTCTGATTTTGCTGCTAATAAATCTAACCAAATCTGTTTTTTTTCTTTATCGCCTGAAGATGAAGCGAGAGACACTGCCAATTATATTTATAACCAGAATAAAAAGACTCCATTACTTATTGTACCTAGAAATGATCTAGGTGAGCGAGTTGCTAAGAGTTTTGCTGAGCAGTGGGATTTAACGGATCCTTCGGCAAATAGTCGGGTATATGTTCAATACTTTGATTCAGAGAAATCATTAAGTAATCAAATTAATTCAGGAAATGGTATCGAACTAGAAGGGACGCCTATTGCTCGCGGGCAGTTTAATCAGTTTGAATCCGAACAACTAGACCGTTTACCATTGAGTTCTGGCGAAGCCGTTGATTCATTATCAATCGCTAACATCGATAATCCTAAGTTTGATGCGATTTATATTTATGCCTCTCATAATGAATTAGCGCTAATAAAATCGATGTTAGATATGAAGTCGAATAAGATGGAACGCGACGAGAATGGAAATTTACGCTTGGATAATAAAGGAAATGCGATTACCGTTACCAAAGTGATCCCATCTATTTATGCCAGCTCAAGGAGCAATAGTGCAGATACCAATCAAGACTTTCGCTATGATATGGAACGAGTTCAGTTCAGCGATATTCCACTAATTATCAGCCAAAACCAACTTGTTGAGCAGTTGCCAAAATATATTAAAAATGATTATTCACTCGTTCGCCTGTATGCAATGGGTGTGGATGCATGGCAATTAGCCAACCATTTTAATCAGTTGCAGCCTTACCAAATAGATGTGTTTGATGGTATGACTGGTAAGTTGTCTGTTGGCTCGAACTGTGAAATTACGAGGACTCTTTTATGGTATCAGTACTTAAATGGTAAGGATATCATTGTCCAGTGA
- a CDS encoding YraN family protein, which yields MQNKRQLGLYYEEKAHCFLCKQGLTFLAKNHGSQLGEIDLIMQDHACLVFIEVRYRKNELYGDAQSTVTKKKQSKVIQAAYNWMQQQQIDIETKEFRFDVFAITGDNYCWIKNAFDC from the coding sequence ATGCAAAACAAACGGCAGTTAGGGCTCTACTACGAAGAAAAAGCCCATTGTTTTTTATGCAAACAAGGCTTAACATTTCTGGCAAAAAATCACGGTTCACAATTAGGTGAGATTGATTTAATCATGCAAGATCATGCTTGTCTCGTTTTTATTGAAGTTCGTTATCGTAAAAATGAACTATATGGCGACGCTCAATCAACTGTCACTAAAAAAAAACAAAGTAAAGTGATTCAAGCTGCTTATAATTGGATGCAACAGCAGCAAATCGATATCGAAACAAAAGAATTTCGTTTTGACGTCTTTGCTATTACGGGTGACAACTACTGCTGGATAAAAAATGCATTCGATTGTTAA
- a CDS encoding SIS domain-containing protein, translated as MQSGIKNYFTESIQTQIVITESLSVPIEKAVNLIINALLNGNKVLTCGNGISAANAQNFTAQLVSGIDIERPNLPAIALVADNILISSIANHYNQFNDIYAKQIQALGNQGDILIVLSPSGNEKSIIQAVQEAVIKDLTIITLTGGDGGAVVGLLGQTDIEIRIPSYKERTICEMQLIILNCLCQLIENTLFIHKQAY; from the coding sequence ATGCAAAGTGGTATAAAAAATTATTTTACGGAAAGTATTCAAACTCAAATAGTGATAACAGAGTCGCTAAGTGTTCCGATTGAAAAAGCAGTTAATTTGATTATCAATGCTTTATTAAATGGTAATAAGGTATTAACTTGTGGAAACGGTATCTCTGCCGCAAATGCGCAAAACTTTACTGCACAACTAGTGAGTGGGATTGATATTGAACGGCCGAATTTGCCCGCAATAGCTCTCGTTGCTGATAATATTTTGATTAGTTCAATTGCCAATCACTATAATCAATTTAATGATATTTATGCTAAGCAGATCCAGGCACTGGGGAATCAAGGTGATATTCTCATTGTATTATCACCGAGTGGTAATGAAAAATCTATTATACAAGCTGTTCAAGAAGCTGTTATAAAGGATTTAACCATTATTACATTAACTGGTGGTGATGGCGGTGCCGTTGTTGGTTTACTTGGACAAACTGATATAGAAATACGTATACCCTCTTATAAAGAGAGAACGATTTGTGAAATGCAATTAATTATTTTAAATTGCCTTTGTCAATTAATTGAAAATACACTTTTTATTCACAAACAAGCTTATTAA
- the dolP gene encoding division/outer membrane stress-associated lipid-binding lipoprotein: protein MKKVVLIAMVITGSLILQGCVAAFLGAGAGVAKVATDPRTTGTQVDDTTLDSRISVRLKDESDYFKGSRIVASAYDGNVLLIGQAKSQAVIDRAFELVQSVDGVKKIYNKIQVGKIISAGAMTDDAWITTKVKSSLIANKQTKARDIKVITEDGQVFLIGMVTAEDGRLAADIASKVSGVKLVTTIFTYIN, encoded by the coding sequence ATGAAAAAAGTTGTATTGATTGCTATGGTGATCACAGGCTCTTTAATATTACAAGGCTGCGTTGCTGCTTTTTTAGGTGCAGGAGCTGGGGTTGCTAAGGTTGCAACGGATCCTCGTACTACGGGTACTCAAGTTGATGATACAACACTTGATTCTAGAATTAGCGTAAGATTAAAAGATGAAAGTGACTATTTTAAAGGTTCACGAATTGTCGCATCAGCATACGATGGTAACGTCTTATTAATTGGGCAAGCAAAATCACAGGCAGTAATTGATCGCGCTTTTGAATTAGTCCAAAGCGTAGATGGAGTAAAAAAAATCTATAACAAAATTCAAGTAGGTAAGATAATTAGCGCAGGGGCAATGACCGATGATGCATGGATCACAACTAAAGTTAAGTCTTCTCTTATCGCAAACAAACAAACCAAAGCTCGCGATATAAAAGTGATCACCGAAGACGGTCAAGTATTTTTGATTGGTATGGTAACCGCTGAAGATGGTCGTTTGGCCGCTGATATTGCCAGCAAAGTATCAGGCGTTAAATTAGTCACAACTATTTTTACTTACATTAATTAG
- the yceD gene encoding 23S rRNA accumulation protein YceD, which yields MENRLPLTIDPIKAAQKRLDYIGEFLAKNASRLAESVDSVNSNIECALSFGIDQQRLCVIKIDAKVLLTLVCQRCQKPFEVCIHVKNKFSPVKSDAQAEDLPECYEPALLNEFGEIDILALVEDEIILSLPIAPVHDSQHCEVSEADMVFGEIPTEDDRPNPFAILASLKNKP from the coding sequence ATGGAAAATAGATTACCTTTAACAATTGACCCAATTAAAGCAGCCCAAAAAAGATTAGATTACATTGGCGAGTTTCTTGCTAAAAATGCTAGTCGTTTGGCTGAGTCAGTTGATAGTGTAAACAGTAATATTGAATGCGCTTTATCATTTGGTATTGATCAGCAACGACTTTGCGTTATCAAAATAGATGCTAAAGTGCTTTTGACATTAGTTTGTCAGCGTTGCCAAAAGCCATTTGAAGTGTGCATTCATGTTAAAAATAAGTTTAGTCCTGTCAAGAGCGATGCTCAGGCAGAGGATTTGCCGGAATGCTACGAGCCAGCTTTACTTAATGAGTTTGGTGAAATAGATATACTTGCACTGGTTGAAGATGAGATTATTCTTAGCTTACCAATTGCACCGGTGCATGATAGTCAGCACTGTGAAGTGTCGGAAGCAGATATGGTTTTTGGTGAGATTCCTACCGAGGATGATAGACCTAACCCGTTTGCAATTTTAGCTAGTTTGAAAAATAAGCCTTAA
- the rpmF gene encoding 50S ribosomal protein L32: MAVQQNRKTRAKRGMRRAHDALTVANISVDESGKTHLRHHVTEDGYYRGRKVINK, encoded by the coding sequence ATGGCCGTTCAACAGAACAGAAAAACTCGAGCAAAACGTGGTATGCGTCGTGCTCATGATGCATTAACTGTTGCAAATATTTCAGTTGATGAATCAGGAAAGACCCATTTACGTCATCACGTAACCGAAGATGGTTATTATCGTGGACGTAAGGTTATTAATAAGTAA
- the plsX gene encoding phosphate acyltransferase PlsX — protein MDNLTIALDAMSGDFGPPVIVPAALQALNHHPHLHIILVGNPTEIAPFLPKNYQRLTIVESSSVITNDMKPSLAIRHSQGSSMRVALELVKHNQAQACVSAGNTGALMGLSKLLLHSIDGIERPALVAILPALNKRNTVVLDLGANAECDSDMLVQFALMGDILARTLLNINNPRVALLNIGEEDIKGLDRIRAAASILKSDEKINFIGYLEGNELLTGKTDVLVCDGFVGNVTLKTVEGLLKIFLSSTQLMTKPHSVLMKLVGYWLQKKVTKNFGHLDPSHYNGACLLGLQSVVIKSHGAANQKSFLAAIEQAILAIKHNIPERIAMSLSSTLPKSENIDVY, from the coding sequence TTGGACAATCTAACGATTGCGTTAGATGCTATGAGTGGGGACTTCGGTCCTCCGGTCATTGTTCCTGCTGCATTACAAGCATTAAATCATCATCCTCATTTACATATTATTTTAGTTGGTAATCCAACTGAAATAGCTCCTTTTTTGCCTAAAAATTATCAGCGCTTAACAATTGTTGAATCTTCATCTGTTATTACTAACGATATGAAACCTTCATTAGCAATCAGGCATAGTCAAGGTTCATCGATGAGAGTGGCCTTGGAGCTTGTTAAACATAATCAAGCTCAAGCTTGTGTCAGTGCTGGTAATACAGGGGCGTTGATGGGGCTGTCTAAATTGCTCCTTCATTCTATTGATGGGATTGAACGACCTGCTTTAGTGGCTATTTTACCTGCATTAAATAAGCGTAATACGGTTGTGCTTGATTTAGGTGCTAATGCTGAGTGTGATAGTGATATGTTGGTTCAATTCGCCTTGATGGGTGATATTTTAGCACGAACCCTTTTGAATATAAATAATCCTAGAGTGGCTTTACTTAATATTGGTGAAGAAGATATTAAGGGGCTTGACCGTATTAGAGCGGCTGCTAGTATTTTAAAATCAGACGAAAAGATTAATTTCATCGGTTATCTAGAAGGTAATGAGCTACTAACAGGAAAGACCGATGTGTTAGTCTGTGATGGCTTTGTTGGTAATGTTACATTAAAAACAGTTGAAGGCTTACTTAAAATATTCTTATCCTCAACGCAGTTAATGACAAAGCCTCATTCGGTATTGATGAAATTAGTTGGTTATTGGTTACAAAAAAAGGTGACAAAGAATTTTGGTCACTTAGATCCTAGCCATTACAATGGAGCATGTTTACTTGGCTTGCAAAGTGTTGTGATTAAAAGTCATGGTGCAGCAAATCAAAAATCGTTTTTAGCTGCTATTGAACAAGCAATATTAGCGATTAAACATAATATACCTGAAAGAATTGCAATGAGTCTTTCTTCTACGTTACCTAAGAGTGAAAATATTGATGTATACTAA